GGCCGAGCGCGGTGGCCAGCTCGTTCAGCGCGCCCCCGAGGTCCTCCCGCTCGTCGGCGAGGAACCCGGCGACGTCGGCGAGCTGCCGGTTGAGGTCGCGGACCTGGCTGTCGTTCGCGGCGAGCATCCCGGTGAACTTCTGGAGCTGGTCCACGGTGGCGAACAGGTCGTCCCGGGAGCCGGACAGGGTGCGGGTGGCGTCACCGAGCTGCTGGATGGTGTCGCCGAGCGCCTGCCCGTTGCCCTCCAGGGTGTCGGCCGCGGAGTCCAGCAGGTCGGACAGCGCGCCGTCCCGGTTGGCGCCGTTCGGCCCGAGGGCGGTGGTCAGCCTGTCCAGGCTCGCGTACAGCTCGTCCAGCTCGACGGGGGTGGCGGTGCGCTCGCGCGGGATGGTCGCGCCGTCGGCCAGCCGCTCTCCGCCGGTGTAGGCGGGGGCCAGCTGCACGTACCGGTCGCTGACCACGCTCGGCGCGACCACGACGGCCTGCGCGTCGGCGGGCACCTCCACGGTGCGGTCGATGGACATCGTGACCTCCACCGTCGCGCCCCGCGGTTCGACCTCCTCGATCGAGCCGATCCGCACGCCGAGCACGCGCACGTCCGAGCCGGGGTACACGCCCACGGCCGAGCCGAACACGGCGGTCACGCGGTGGCTGTCGGCACCCGCGAACACCCACCACACGGCCGCGGCGACGACGAGCGCGAACACGCACGCCAGCGCGACGGCGCGGGTGAGGCCGCGGCCGGCCCTGGTGGTGGTCATCGGTTCCCTCCCTGGGCCGGGGCCGAGCGCTGCACACCGGGCGGGAGGCAGCCCTCCTCGTTGAAGCCGACCACGCCGAGGTTCACCGACGGCGGCAGCAGGCCGCAGATGTAGACGTCGAACCAGCGGCCGTTGCCCAGGGTGTTCGCGAACACCCGGTAGAACGGCCCCATCAGCGCGAGGCTCCGGTTCAGCGCGTCCTGGTTGCGCTGGAGCATCGTCGCCACCCGGTCCAGCTGCTCCAGCGCGGGCCGCAGCTGGGCCTGGTTGTCGTCCACCAGCCCGGACAGCTCCCGGGACAGCTCGCGGGTGCCGTCGAGCAGCGCGGTGATCGCGTCCCGCCGCTTGGCCAGCTCCGCCAGCAGCAGGTTGCCGTCAGCGAGGAGCTTCTCGAACTGCTCGTTGCGGTCGGACAGCGTTCTGGTGATCTCGTCGGTGTTGGCCAGCAACGTGGCCAACTGCTCGTCGCGCGAGGAGATCGTCCTCGACAGCGCGGACAGCCCGTCCAGGGCGCCGCGGACGCTCTCCGCCGAGCCCTGGAAGGTCTCCGAGAGCACCTGGAAGCTGTCCGCGAGCTGCCGGGTGTCGATCTGGCCGACCGTGGTCGCGAGGCCGTTGAACGCCTCCTGCACGTCGTACGGCGACAGGGTGCGCTCGCGCGGGATCGGGTCGCCCGGGTCCAGCGGCTGCGACCCCTGCGGGTCCAGGGCCAGGTACTTCTGGCCGAGCAGCGTCTTGATCCGGATCGTCGCGGTGCTGCGGTCGCCCACCCAGGCGTCCTTGACCTTGAACGACACCAGGACCCGGTCCCCGGCCAGCTCGACGTCGGTCACCTTGCCGACCTTCACGCCCGCGACGCGCACCTCGTTCGACGGCACGAGGCCCGCGGCCTCGCTGAACTCCGCCGAGTACGTGGTGCCGCCGCCGATGACCGGCAGGTCGTCGGAGTGGAACGCGGCGAGCAGCAGCAGCGCGATGACGGTCAGCGAGACCACGCCGACGGTGACCGGGTCGCGCTCCCGGCGCGGTGAGGGGCTGTGCTTCACGGGCGACACCTCGCCTGGGTCACCGGCAGCGCCGTGATCGGGACGGGGTCGTCGATGATCGGCGGCACGGCCACCCGCCCGGTGCCCTCGCAGAGGAAGAAGTTGAACCAGGAGCCGTAGGACGCGGTCCGCGACATCGCCTCGACCTTCCCGGGCAGGCGCTGGATGACGCCCTCCACGACGGCCTCGTTGTCCGCGAGCGTCTGCGACACCAGACCGAGGTTCGCGATGTCGTCCTTGAGCGGCTGCCGCGCCTCCTCCAGCAGGCCCGCCGTGGTGTTCGTCAGGTCGCCGAGGGCGCTGATCGCCTCGCCGATCGGCTGCCGGTCCCCCGCGAGGCCGGTCGTCAGCTCCTGCAACGTCGTCACCAGCGTCGACACCTGCTCCGTGCGCGAGTTGACGGTGTCGAGCACCGCGTTGAGGTTGGTGATGACCTCACCGATCACCTGGTCGCGGCCCGCCAGCGTGGACGTCAGCGAGGCGGTGTGCCGCAGCAGGCTGTCGATCGTGCCGCCCTCGCCCTGGAGGACCTGGACGATCTCGCTCGACAGCTGGTTGACGTCCTCCGGGTCCAGCGCCTGGAACAGCGGCTTGAAGCCGTTGAACAGCACCGTCAGGTCCAGCGCGGGCTTGGTGCGCTCCAGCGGGATGACGCCGCCGGGCCGGAGCGCGGCGGCGTCGCCCACGCCGTGCTCCAGCGCGACGTACCGCTGGCCGACGAGGTTGCGGTACTTGATCGTCGCGGTCACCGAGACGGGCAGCGTGCGGTCGCCCTCCAGGGTGAACTCGACCTCGGCGAGCCTGCGGTCCACCAGGCGGATGTCCTCGACCTGGCCGACCCGGACGCCCGCGATGCGCACGTCGTCGCCCTCGTTGAGCGCGGTGACGTCGGTGAACCGGGCCGTGTACTCGTTGCCGCCGGCGAAGTTCGCGTTGGAGATGGTCACCGCGAGCAGCGCCGTCGCCAGGATCGTGACCGCGGCGAAGACGCCCAGCTTCACCAGCGGTGCGGCGAGGGACCTCATGCCGTCACCTCCGCTCCCCGGTACAGGGGGCCCAGCAGCAGCGCCGTGAAGCTCGGCATCTCGTCCTGCGCCAGGCCCACCTCCGGCGCGAGCAGCGCGGCCAGGAAGTCCTGCTCGGCGGGCGAGTTGGCCAGCACCGGCGCGCCGTACGACGACGACACGACCGTGCCGTCCTCGCGGATCGTGCCGGTGTTCGGCGGCAGCACGCCGTCGGTGGCCGAGCGCGCGGGCGGCGGCGACGTGGACCCGTCCTCCACCGGCCCCTCCGGCGGGTACTGCGGGAACGGGTCGGGCCGCGGCACGATGTCGTAGCAGCGGGGACCGCGCTTGTCGGCGTACTCCGGCTCGTCCTTGCCCGGCTCGTACTTGCCGCGGTTCGCGGTGACCTCCAGCGTGATGTGCAGCCCCGGCTCGTCCGTGCCCTTGCCGAACACCTGGTCCATGATCGGCTTGAACTCGGTCAGGCCCTTGAGCAGGCACGGGTACTCGGGCGCGTACTTCGCCAGCAGCTCCAGCGTCGGCCGCGACACGTCCGCGAGCTGGATGAGGTTGTTCCTGTTCACCGCGAGGAAGCTGTTCACGTCGACCGAGGTGGTGGTCAGCGCGCCGTACAGGGTCAGCAGGTCGTCGCGCTGGTCGACCAGCGTGCGGCTGGTGACCGTGGCGTCGGACAGGGCCCGCACCAGGTCGGGCGCGGCGTCGGCGTAGGTGTTCGACACGTCCGCGAGCCTGCTGATGCCCTCCTTGAGCTTCGGCAGCTCCGGGTTCAGCTCACCGAGGTACGCGTCGAGCTGCACCATGGTCTCGCCGAGCGGCCTGCCCCGGTTCTCCAGCGCCTGCGACACGGCGGTCAGCGTGGTGGCCAGCTTCTCCGGCTGCACCGCCTGGAGCACCGGCATCAGGTCGTCGAGCACCTCCTCCAGCTCCACCGCGCCGCTGGAGCGGTCCTGCGCGATGACGTCGCCGTCGCCCAGCGGCCGTTCCCCGCGCTCGGGCAGCACCAGGTTCACGTACCGCTCGCCGAACAGGGTCTTCGGCAGCAGGCGGGCCGAGACGTTCGCCGGGATGTGCCGGACCTGCCCGGGGTCGAGCGCCAGGTCCAGCTCGGCGCCGTCGCCCGCGGTGCGGATGCCGTCGACGTGGCCGACGACCATGCCGCGGACCTTCACGTCCGAGTCGACCAGCAGCTGGTTGCCGACCCGGTCGGTCTTCAGCGTCACCTTCACGACCTCGGTGAACGCGTCGTTGTAGAGCGCCACCGTGAACGTGAGGAACAGCGCGATCACGGCCAGGAACACGACGCCGAGCAGTCGCCGCTTGAGCGTCATCCGGCGATCCTCACCGTCGTCGTCGTGCCCCAGATCGCCATGCTGAGGAAGAAGTCCAGCAGGCTGGTCGTGACGATCGCGGTGCGCACCGCGCGGCCGACCGCGATGCCCACGCCCGCCGGCCCGCCGGACGCCCGGTAGCCGTAGTAGCAGTGCGTCAGGATGATCACGACGGAGAAGACCAGCACCTTGCCGAACGACCAGAGCACGTCCACCGGCGGTAGGAACAGGGTGAAGTAGTGGTCGTAGGTGCCCGCCGACTGCCCGTAGAACTGGACGGTGATGAACCGCGCCGCCAGGTAGCTGGTGAGCAGGCCGATCACGTACAGCGGGATGATCGCGACGAAGCCCGCGATGATCCGCGTGGTGACCAGGTACGGCATGCTGGGGATGCCCATGACCTCCAGCGCGTCGATCTCCTCCGAGATCCGCATCGCGCCGAGCTGGGCGGTGAAGCCGGAGCCCACCGTCGCGCTCAGGGCGAGCCCGGCCACCAGCGGCGCGATCTCGCGGGTGTTGAAGTAGGCCGACACGAAACCCGCGAACGCCGACGTGCCGATCTGGTTGAGCGCGGTGAAGCCCTGGAGGCCCACGACCGTGCCGGTGAACACCGACAGGCCGACCATCACGCCGATCGTGCCGCCGATGACCGCGAGCGCGCCGGAGCCGAAGCTCACCTCGGCCAGCAGCCGCAGCGTCTCCCGCAGGTAGCGGGTCAGCGTGCGCGGCGTCCACGCCAGCGCGCGCAGGTAGAACCACAGCTGGTCGCCGAAGGTGTCGAGCATCGACAGCGGCGCGTTCGCCGCCTTGCGGACCCGGTTGCCGATCGTGGCCACCTCAGCTCCCCTTCGCCGGGACGACCTGGAGGTAGATCGTGGTGAGGACGAAGTTCACGAAGAACAGCAGCAGGAACGTGATGACGACGGCCTGGTTGACCGCGTCGCCCACGCCCTTCGGCCCGCCGGCGGGGTTCAGCCCGCGGTAGGCGGCCACGATGCCCGCGATGAACCCGAAGATCAGCGCCTTGATCTCGGAGATCCACAGGTCCGGCAGCTGCGCCAGGGCGCTGAAGCTCGCCAGGTACGCGCCGGGCGTGCCGTCCTGGAGGATCACGTTGAAGAAGTAGCCGCCCATCACGCCGACGACGCTGACCATGCCGTTGAGCAGCACGGCCACCAGCATCGTGGCCAGCACGCGGGGCACCACCAGGCGCTGGATCGGCGAGACGCCCAGCACCTCCATCGCGTCGATCTCCTCGCGGATCTTGCGGCTGCCGAGGTCGGCGCAGATGGCGCTGCCGCCCGCGCCCGCGATGAGCAGGGCCGTCACGATCGGGCTGGCCTGCTGGATGATCGCCAGCACGCTCGCCGCGCCGGTGAACGACTGGGCGCCGATCTGCCGGGTCAGGCTGCCGATCTGGAGCGCGATGACCGCGCCGAACGGGATCGACACCAGTGCCGTGGGCAGCACGGTCACGCTCACCACGAACCAGCACTGCTGGATGAACTCCCGCAGCTGGAAGGGGCGGCGGAACGTGTTGCGCACGACGTCGATGCCGAGCGCGAACATCCGGCCGGTCTCGCGCAGGGCGCCGGCGCCGGGGAACGTCGCCGACGTGCTCACAGCACGCCCCCGCGCCGCGGCCACGGGGTGGGACCCGCCGGGGTGGTGGCGGCGTCCGCCGGCAGCCGGTAGTGGCGCTGCTCGTCGGGCGTGAGGCTCGCGATGATGCCCTTCCGGGCGTCCGGCGACAGGGTGTGCAGGATGCTCATCACCCGGTCCTTGCGGCGGCGGACCGCGCCGCGCGGCGGCAGGCCGGGCGTCGGTTCGAGCTGCGGCACGACGCCGCGCACGTCCTCGTCCGGCGAGCCGTCCGAGTGGCCCGCCTCCTTGTGGGCGAGCTCGGCGGCCATGGTGGCCTGGTCCTTCTCCTCGGACATGCCGATCGGGCCGAGCCGCCGGCCGTTGAGGAACTGCTCCACGACCGGCTCGTCGCTGGTGAGCAGCACCTCGCGGGGGCCGAACATGACCAGCTCGCGGCGGAACAGCATGCCCAGGTTGTCGGGCACCGTGCGCGCGACCGTGATGTTGTGCGTGACGATCAGGATGGTCGCGTCGATCTGCGAGTTCAGGTCGATCAGCAGCTGGCTCAGGTACGCCGTGCGCACCGGGTCCAGACCGGAGTCCGGCTCGTCGCACAGGATGATCTCGGGGTCCAGCACCAGCGCCCGCGCCAGGCCCGCGCGCTTGCGCATACCGCCGGAGATCTCGCCGGGGAGCTTCTTCTCCGCGCCGACGAGGCCGACCATCTCCATCTTCTCCAGCACGATCCGCCGGACCTCGGCCTCGGTCTTGCGGGTGTGCTCGCGCAGCGGGAAGGCCACGTTGTCGAAGAGGTTCATCGAGCCGAACAGCGCGCCGTCCTGGAACAGGACGCCGAACAGCTTCCTGATCTCGTACAGCTTGTGCTCGGAGCAGCGGACCAGGTCCGTGCCGTTGATGACGATCTTCCCGCGCTCCGGCTTGAGCAGCCCGACCAGCGACTTCAGGAAGACGGACTTGCCGGTGCCCGACGGTCCGAGCATCACGCTGACCTCACCGGGAGGGAGGGTCAACGTGACGTCCCGCCAGATGGTCTGCTTGCCGAAGGACTTCGTCAGGCCCTCGACGACCACCTCGACGCCCATCGCACCTCCTGGTCAACGGCACCGGAGCCGACACCGGCCGGCCGGTGTCATACCGGTGCAACGAGGACGTCCCGCCGTGGTTACTCGCCAGTTGGCCCAACGCCATCTCAACTGGGTAACGGGGTGACGTCCGCCACCGACCAGAACCCTACCCACGAGTAGGCAACTTTTTCCAGTCCGCTTCGGCCGTCGCACGGCGGCGCTGAACAGCACGAGGGCGGGCACCCGGTGTGGGTGCCCGCCCTCGACGGTGCCTGGAGCGCTAGATCACTTGAGCGAGATCTTGGCGCCGGCGGCCTCGAGCTTGTCCTTGGCGGCGTCGGCGACGTCCTTCGCCACGTTCTCCAGGATCGGCTTCGGAGCGGACTCGACCAGCTCCTTGGCCTCCTTCAGGCCCAGGCCCGAGACGACCTCGCGGACGACCTTGATGACCTGGATCTTCTTGTCGCCCGCGCCCTCGAGGACGACGGTGAACTCGTCCTTCTCCTCCTCGGCGGGGGCGGCGGCGGCGGCCGGGCCGGCGGCGGCGACGGCGACCGGGGCGGCGGCGGTGACCTCGAAGGTCTCCTCGAACTGCTTCACGAAGGAAGACAGCTCCAGGAGGGTCATCTCCTTGAACGCGTCGAGCAGCTCGTCGGTGCTGAGCTTCGCCATGGTGGCGGTCCTTTCTCTTTCAACGCCCGAACTGCGGCCGGGACGCGGAGTGTGCGGGTGTTGTGATCAGCTTTCGGCGGGAGCGTCGTCCTCGGCGGCGGCGGGCGCCTCCGCGGACTTCTTCTCCACCAGGGCAGCAGCCAGGCGGGCGACCTGCGAAGCCGGGGCGTTGAACAGACCCGCGGCCTTGGCCAGGTTGCCCTTCATCGCGCCCGCCAGCTTGGCGAGCAGCACCTCACGGCTTTCGAGGTCCGCGATGGCGGTGACCTCGTCGACCGAGAGCGGGCGGCCATCCATGTAGCCGCCCTTGATGACCAGGGCCTTGTTGTCCTTCGCGAAGTCACGCAGGGCCTTCGCCGCGTCGACCGGCTCGCCTTCGACGAAGGCGATGGCGGTCGGGCCGACGAGCAGGGCTTCGAGGCCCTCGACGCCGGCGTCCTCAGCGGCACGCTTGACCAGCGTGTTCTTCGCAACGGTGTACGTGGTGCCCGCGCCGAGAGCGCGACGCAGCGTGGTGAGCTGCGCCATGGAGAGGCCACGGTACTCGGTGACGACGGCGGCCGAGCTACCGCGGAACTTGTCCGACAGCTCGGCGACGGCCGAAACCTTGCTGGGCTTCGCCATGATCGCCTCCTCTCTGGGCTTTGGTGACCGCCGGGAGAGGGCTCCGCGCAACAAAAAACGCCCCTGCGCAGCAGCACGGGGCGTGACAGACCGGAACGGCCTGCTACTTCCTCGTTCTCCTGCGCGGGTCGCCCGTCGTGCGGGACCTTCGTTCCGGGTCACGTGACGTGCTCCGGATGACCAGCGGTCTTCGGTGAACCGTTGCCCAGCGTACGGCAGGTGGCAGTCGGCTTCCAAATCGGCATGATGTGACGCGTGACCGACGAGCCGCCCAGGAACCCGCCACCGCCACCGGACCTCGACCCGGAACAGCTGAGGCAGTTCCAGGAGTTCCAGAGGTTCCAGGAGTTCCAGCGCTTCCAGCAGGCCCAGGGCGCCGCCGGACCGCCGGCCCTCCCCCCGGGCCAGTCCCCGCCCCCGCACCTCCAGCAGCCCCACCCGTACCCGCACCCCCCGGCGGCCCCGCCCCCGGCGCCGCCGCGCACCCCGCTGTGGAAGACCCTGCTGCGCAGCAAGCTCGTCCGGCGGCTGGTCTACCTGGTCGTCGTCCTGCTGGTGCTCTCGTACTTCTACGAGCGGTACTTCGGCGGCGACGACCCCGGTGACGTGGCGGTGGACAGCGGCGGCGTGGAGAACAACGTCACCGCGCCCCAGACCCCGTACGGCAACAACGGCACGATCGCCCTGTTCTACAAGCACGTCGGCACCGGGGACGGCGGCCAGGCGTGCTCGTACTTCAAGACCGACGAACCGGAGAAGGCGTTCGCGGAGGCGTTCGGCGCACCGGACTGCGAGGCCGCGGTGGGCAAGCTGAAGGAGCAGGTGACGGACGTGAGCACCTACCGCCAGCTCGGCTTCCCCGCCGACATGCGCACCGCGCCCGCGTCGGGCTCGGTCGAGGTCAGCTCCTGCGCGCTCACCGTGCGCAGCGGCCCCAAGCTGGGCAGGTTCACGCTCACCAGGCAGCCGAGTTCGAGCTGGGCGATCACCGGTTACGCGCCCGAACCCGCCTGTCCCTGAACGGTTCCCCCGAACGCGGGAGCGCCCCCCGGCACCAGGCCGGGGGGCGCTCCGCACAGCGGTCGAACGAGGTCAGGCGGTCGCCTCGTCGGACAGCAGGTTCCGGGTCCGGTTCGGGTCGACCGGGATGCCGGGGCCCATCGTCGTCGAGACGGTGACCTTCTTCAGGTACCGGCCCTTCGCGGCGGACGGCTTCGCGCGCAGGATCTCGTCCAGCGCGGCGGCGTAGTTCTCGACCAGCTTCTCCGGCTCGAACGACACCTTGCCGATGACGAGGTGCAGGTTGGCCTGCTTGTCGACGCGGAAGTTGATCTTGCCGCCCTTGATGTCGACGACGGCCTTGGTGACGTCGGGCGTCACGGTGCCGGTCTTCGGGTTCGGCATCAGGCCGCGCGGGCCGAGGATGCGGGCGATGCGACCGACCTTGGCCATCTGGTCGGGGGTGGCGATCGCGGCGTCGAAGTCGAGCCAGCCGCCCTGGATGCGCTCGATCAGGTCCTCGGAGCCGACCGCGTCGGCACCGGCGGCCTCGGCCTCGGCGGCCTTGTCACCGGTGGCGAAGACGATCACGCGGGCGGTCTTGCCCGTACCGTGCGGCAGGTTCACGGTGCCGCGGACCATCTGGTCGGCCTTGCGGGGGTCGACGCCGAGCCGGATGGCGACCTCGACGGTCGCGTCCAGCTTGACCTTGGACGTCTCCTTGGCGAGCTTGGTGGCCTCCAGCGGCGAGTACAGCCGCTCCCGGTCCACCAGCTCGGCGGCGTTCTTGTACGCCTTGCTGCGCTTCATGCGTCTGTTCCTTAAGTGGATCAGTAGTGGTGACGAGCCAGCGCGTGGCTCTCCCACGGACTGCGAAGTACGGGGGTGGTCAGCCTTCGACCGTGATGCCCATGGAGCGGGCGGTGCCGGCGATGATCTTCGCGGCCTGGTCGACGTCGTTCGCGTTCAGGTCGACCATCTTGGTCTGCGCGATCTCGCGGACCTGGTCCATGGTCACCTTGGCGACCTTGAGGCGGTGCGGTTCGCCCGAGCCCTTCTCGACACCGGCGGCCTTGAGGATCAGCTTCGCGGCCGGCGGGGTCTTGAGCTTGAACTCGAACGAGCGGTCCTCGTACACGGAGATCTCGACCGGCACGACAGTGCCCCGCTGCGACTCGGTCGCGGCGTTGTACTGCTTGCAGAACTCCATGATGTTGACGCCGTGCTGACCCAGCGCGGGGCCGACCGGCGGCGCCGGGTTCGCGGCCCCGGCCTTGATCTGCAGCTTGATGACAGCTGCGAGCTTCTTCTTCTTGGGAGGCATCTCAGTTCCTTTATTGCGGTGTCCGCGCCCGGCCCTGCCA
This region of Saccharothrix longispora genomic DNA includes:
- a CDS encoding MCE family protein, giving the protein MTTTRAGRGLTRAVALACVFALVVAAAVWWVFAGADSHRVTAVFGSAVGVYPGSDVRVLGVRIGSIEEVEPRGATVEVTMSIDRTVEVPADAQAVVVAPSVVSDRYVQLAPAYTGGERLADGATIPRERTATPVELDELYASLDRLTTALGPNGANRDGALSDLLDSAADTLEGNGQALGDTIQQLGDATRTLSGSRDDLFATVDQLQKFTGMLAANDSQVRDLNRQLADVAGFLADEREDLGGALNELATALGRVQGFIQDNRAALKSNVDKLAGITQVLVDQRASLAETLDVAPLALGNLQNAYNAASGTLDTRADINELSQPPIVLVCKLIQGVEPGRVPGALSQACRQLEPILSGAVPLNDPGQIVSDLTQGKVPLPLPLAGVPR
- a CDS encoding MCE family protein, encoding MKHSPSPRRERDPVTVGVVSLTVIALLLLAAFHSDDLPVIGGGTTYSAEFSEAAGLVPSNEVRVAGVKVGKVTDVELAGDRVLVSFKVKDAWVGDRSTATIRIKTLLGQKYLALDPQGSQPLDPGDPIPRERTLSPYDVQEAFNGLATTVGQIDTRQLADSFQVLSETFQGSAESVRGALDGLSALSRTISSRDEQLATLLANTDEITRTLSDRNEQFEKLLADGNLLLAELAKRRDAITALLDGTRELSRELSGLVDDNQAQLRPALEQLDRVATMLQRNQDALNRSLALMGPFYRVFANTLGNGRWFDVYICGLLPPSVNLGVVGFNEEGCLPPGVQRSAPAQGGNR
- a CDS encoding MCE family protein; the encoded protein is MRSLAAPLVKLGVFAAVTILATALLAVTISNANFAGGNEYTARFTDVTALNEGDDVRIAGVRVGQVEDIRLVDRRLAEVEFTLEGDRTLPVSVTATIKYRNLVGQRYVALEHGVGDAAALRPGGVIPLERTKPALDLTVLFNGFKPLFQALDPEDVNQLSSEIVQVLQGEGGTIDSLLRHTASLTSTLAGRDQVIGEVITNLNAVLDTVNSRTEQVSTLVTTLQELTTGLAGDRQPIGEAISALGDLTNTTAGLLEEARQPLKDDIANLGLVSQTLADNEAVVEGVIQRLPGKVEAMSRTASYGSWFNFFLCEGTGRVAVPPIIDDPVPITALPVTQARCRP
- a CDS encoding MCE family protein — encoded protein: MTLKRRLLGVVFLAVIALFLTFTVALYNDAFTEVVKVTLKTDRVGNQLLVDSDVKVRGMVVGHVDGIRTAGDGAELDLALDPGQVRHIPANVSARLLPKTLFGERYVNLVLPERGERPLGDGDVIAQDRSSGAVELEEVLDDLMPVLQAVQPEKLATTLTAVSQALENRGRPLGETMVQLDAYLGELNPELPKLKEGISRLADVSNTYADAAPDLVRALSDATVTSRTLVDQRDDLLTLYGALTTTSVDVNSFLAVNRNNLIQLADVSRPTLELLAKYAPEYPCLLKGLTEFKPIMDQVFGKGTDEPGLHITLEVTANRGKYEPGKDEPEYADKRGPRCYDIVPRPDPFPQYPPEGPVEDGSTSPPPARSATDGVLPPNTGTIREDGTVVSSSYGAPVLANSPAEQDFLAALLAPEVGLAQDEMPSFTALLLGPLYRGAEVTA
- a CDS encoding MlaE family ABC transporter permease translates to MLDTFGDQLWFYLRALAWTPRTLTRYLRETLRLLAEVSFGSGALAVIGGTIGVMVGLSVFTGTVVGLQGFTALNQIGTSAFAGFVSAYFNTREIAPLVAGLALSATVGSGFTAQLGAMRISEEIDALEVMGIPSMPYLVTTRIIAGFVAIIPLYVIGLLTSYLAARFITVQFYGQSAGTYDHYFTLFLPPVDVLWSFGKVLVFSVVIILTHCYYGYRASGGPAGVGIAVGRAVRTAIVTTSLLDFFLSMAIWGTTTTVRIAG
- a CDS encoding MlaE family ABC transporter permease yields the protein MFALGIDVVRNTFRRPFQLREFIQQCWFVVSVTVLPTALVSIPFGAVIALQIGSLTRQIGAQSFTGAASVLAIIQQASPIVTALLIAGAGGSAICADLGSRKIREEIDAMEVLGVSPIQRLVVPRVLATMLVAVLLNGMVSVVGVMGGYFFNVILQDGTPGAYLASFSALAQLPDLWISEIKALIFGFIAGIVAAYRGLNPAGGPKGVGDAVNQAVVITFLLLFFVNFVLTTIYLQVVPAKGS
- a CDS encoding ABC transporter ATP-binding protein yields the protein MGVEVVVEGLTKSFGKQTIWRDVTLTLPPGEVSVMLGPSGTGKSVFLKSLVGLLKPERGKIVINGTDLVRCSEHKLYEIRKLFGVLFQDGALFGSMNLFDNVAFPLREHTRKTEAEVRRIVLEKMEMVGLVGAEKKLPGEISGGMRKRAGLARALVLDPEIILCDEPDSGLDPVRTAYLSQLLIDLNSQIDATILIVTHNITVARTVPDNLGMLFRRELVMFGPREVLLTSDEPVVEQFLNGRRLGPIGMSEEKDQATMAAELAHKEAGHSDGSPDEDVRGVVPQLEPTPGLPPRGAVRRRKDRVMSILHTLSPDARKGIIASLTPDEQRHYRLPADAATTPAGPTPWPRRGGVL
- the rplL gene encoding 50S ribosomal protein L7/L12; protein product: MAKLSTDELLDAFKEMTLLELSSFVKQFEETFEVTAAAPVAVAAAGPAAAAAPAEEEKDEFTVVLEGAGDKKIQVIKVVREVVSGLGLKEAKELVESAPKPILENVAKDVADAAKDKLEAAGAKISLK
- the rplJ gene encoding 50S ribosomal protein L10 — protein: MAKPSKVSAVAELSDKFRGSSAAVVTEYRGLSMAQLTTLRRALGAGTTYTVAKNTLVKRAAEDAGVEGLEALLVGPTAIAFVEGEPVDAAKALRDFAKDNKALVIKGGYMDGRPLSVDEVTAIADLESREVLLAKLAGAMKGNLAKAAGLFNAPASQVARLAAALVEKKSAEAPAAAEDDAPAES
- the rplA gene encoding 50S ribosomal protein L1; its protein translation is MKRSKAYKNAAELVDRERLYSPLEATKLAKETSKVKLDATVEVAIRLGVDPRKADQMVRGTVNLPHGTGKTARVIVFATGDKAAEAEAAGADAVGSEDLIERIQGGWLDFDAAIATPDQMAKVGRIARILGPRGLMPNPKTGTVTPDVTKAVVDIKGGKINFRVDKQANLHLVIGKVSFEPEKLVENYAAALDEILRAKPSAAKGRYLKKVTVSTTMGPGIPVDPNRTRNLLSDEATA
- the rplK gene encoding 50S ribosomal protein L11 produces the protein MPPKKKKLAAVIKLQIKAGAANPAPPVGPALGQHGVNIMEFCKQYNAATESQRGTVVPVEISVYEDRSFEFKLKTPPAAKLILKAAGVEKGSGEPHRLKVAKVTMDQVREIAQTKMVDLNANDVDQAAKIIAGTARSMGITVEG